The Zalophus californianus isolate mZalCal1 chromosome 7, mZalCal1.pri.v2, whole genome shotgun sequence genome includes a region encoding these proteins:
- the MDC1 gene encoding mediator of DNA damage checkpoint protein 1 isoform X3, protein MTASLNQFRAPRKSRPSELLRGRGGSGGGGEAGGEALAGPPGWELRQSWGSRAVKDSSRSQSANRRPLGTSSCATGSRPLLVARARGLKVMEDTQAINWEVEEEEETERPSESLGCSLEPVGRLHIFSSAHGPEKDFPLYLGKNMVGRMPDCSVTLPFSSISKQHAVIEILAWDKAPVLQDCGSLNGTQVLRPPKVLSPGVSHRLRDQELILFADLPCQYHRLNVPLPFVSRGPLTVEETPRVQGGAQPQRLLLAEDSENEVDSPSERCVKKELRTSPLAAVVPESDEEGPSPAPDGPGPPFAFNLDSDTDEEESQHPAAGESSLAARRGSTAETQQPKAVATEIQLEKDQCSVKERNNDTKVERDARNGVVPLGATLERNQTAGEDSDTDVDESRPAEVHLERAQTSGFIDSDTDVEEEGIPATPAVVPMKKRQIFHGDSTKSPQAPALVHLQESPAGSDTDVEERELPLAVPSEGNQASVVIDSNTDAEEEVLAALTLARLKESRADTWNRDTDAEQDRAQPVALLEQSQTSAGGDSDTDVEEEGLPVEKRGTVPKCHTDKAHSEKRQSPLRDSDLGVDKDKSSLGVHLERSQASATVDINTQVEEKVLSGPAVILVERHQVPMAWTNQTDVEVEGGQAKLPVVHLEEAQPPPPGDCEIDAEEGTSLAASVVADGGKCELPAEGDAGTEWVAAVLEQERALEARAQGESLVSQVEQDLLPVLRENLTDLVVDPGTSGEPIQAQREGAQTPTEREREPHVDKTKDSGDNHGDSEDLDLQATQCFVERDNQSPEGALDEPWEVLATQPFCPRESEASEPQPIAAHLDAHGSCPSTPKTTPQAQHPESPVHEEPLGIQGRGMQTVEKDMGTPREAAEGVAPERGLLNRETKNLPAGEREDVTGEEELTRGRQVLARDNQGQESDQKVKSTGIKRNVESLNIEMEIPREVQEEEIGKQTPAREIFEREAKKLVLKRGGEPSVLGVEVPEVKLERGPQRGETEKGSEDKEGQASSLTPEPRAGTGDHQGLASAPGASGSQSGGAPMSPRRQQRGHLTCKMPPAEKASVGDQESADACLPPAVPEASTPHHNPLLSQSQKHPVPQPFLSPSPSSSEPIPGTRQNGNQEVPETPLSSEMEPLHPKSKVRLRGSSRKTPSAVSSLALEPHSTIPADQPLSPELPSRVTRGRTRRSSGKTPEPVVPSAPELQTSTSKDQPVTPEPTSQVTRGRAHRFSVKSPEPVVPIVPEVQPSTSREQPVTAELLSQGRTRKSVKTPEPVVSTATQGRAHRSSLKTPKPVIPSAPKLQPSTSTDQPVTPEPTSQVTRGRTRRSSVKTPEPPVPTAPETQPSTSKDQPVITEPTSGATHSRTHRSSVKTPEPVVPTAPEVQPSVPTDQPVTPEPTSRVPWGRTRRSSGKTPEPVVPSAPELQTSISKDQPVIPGPTSGATHSRTHRSSGKTPEPVVPTAPEVQPSVPTDQPVIPKPKSQGRTSRSSVKTPEPVAPTAPELQPTTPRGQPVTPKRTSRGRTPRSSSKTPKSVVPTVPELQASTPTYQPVTPKLTSQATRGRTQRSSVRTPEPVAPTAPELQPSVSTDEPVTPEPTSRATRGRTQRSFVKIPQPTEPTAPDLESLTPTDQLVTPKAQGSQDKTLRSSTISAVPVLTTPEFQSSVPTDQPIPPERIPQASCGRRLRATRKHESLRAPIVREPYSALPEPKSRSSRNQRQGAVRVVESLRTIPKPAFAQLPEAPTHTTQIQKVEAAGRSEFTPEPLPKASQTRKRPLATVDSPPLQKRLQRGEVTQKTVFLKEEEGDPTERPRKEEDVVLPGPGKRKRDQAEEEPKGIPSRSLRRTKPNQESTAPKVLFTGVVDARGERAVLALGGSLASSVAEASHLVTDRVRRTVKFLCALGRGIPILSLDWLHQSRKAGCFLPPDEYVVTDPEQEKNFGFSLRDALSRARERRLLEGYEIHVTPGVQPPPPQMGEIISCCGGTVLPSMPRSYKPRRVVITCSQDFARCSIPFRVGLPILSPEFLLTGVLKQEAKPEAFILSTLEMSSS, encoded by the exons ATGACCGCCTCACTCAACCAATTTCGGGCGCCCAGGAAAAGCCGCCCCTCTGAGCTGTtgagggggcggggtgggagcgggggcgggggcgaggcTGGGGGCGAGGCTTTGGCTGGGCCTCCGGGTTGGGAGCTTCGTCAATCGTGGGGCAGCAGGGCTGTGAAAGACAGCAGCAGGAGCCAATCAGCGAATCGGCGCCCTCTCGGCACAAGCTCCTGCGCCACTGGGTCGCGGCCGTTACTGGTGGCGCGCGCGCGGGGACTCAAA GTCATGGAGGACACCCAGGCTATTAACTGGGAGgttgaagaagaggaggagacagagagaccCAGTGAATCCTTGGGGTGTAGCTTGGAGCCTGTAGGGCGATTGCATATCTTCAGTAGTGCCCATGGACCAGAAAAAG ATTTCCCCCTGTACCTCGGGAAGAATATGGTGGGCCGAATGCCTGATTGCTCTGTGACCCTGCCCTTTTCATCCATCTCCAAACAACATGCAGTGATTGAAATTTTGGCCTGGGACAAGGCACCTGTGCTCCAAGATTGTGGCAGCCTCAATGGTACTCAAGTCCTAAGGCCTCCTAAGGTCCTAAGCCCAGGGGTGAGTCATCGGCTGAGGGACCAGGAGTTGATTCTCTTTGCTGACTTGCCCTGCCAGTACCATCGCCTGAATGTCCCCCTGCCCTTTGTTTCCCGGGGCCCTCTAACTGTAGAAGAGACACCCAGGGTACAGGGAGGAGCTCAACCCCAGAGGCTCCTGTTGGCTGAGGACTCGGAGAATGAAGTAG ATTCTCCTTCTGAAAGGTGTGTGAAGAAAGAACTAAGGACCTCCCCTTTGGCAGCAGTAGTTCCAGAGAG TGATGAAGAGGGGCCTTCTCCTGCCCCAGACGGCCCTGGGCCACCGTTTGCCTTCAACCTGGACAGCGACACAGATGAGGAAGAAAGTCAGCATCCAGCAGCAGGAGAGTCCTCCTTAGCTGCCAGAAGAGGCTCCACTGCAGAGACACAACAGCCTAAAGCTGTGGCAACTGAAATCCAGCTTGAAAAGGATCAGTGTTCAGTGAAAGAGAGGAACAATGATACCAAAGTTGAGAGGGATGCAAGGAATGGGGTGGTCCCACTTGGGGCCACTCTGGAGAGAAACCAAACTGCTGGGGAGGACAGTGACACAGATGTGGATGAAAGCAGGCCTGCTGAGGTCCATTTGGAAAGGGCCCAGACTTCTGGCTTCATAGACAGTGATACTGATGTGGAAGAAGAAGGGATCCCCGCAACCCCAGCTGTAGTTCCTATGAAAAAGAGGCAAATCTTCCATGGAGATAGTACAAAGAGTCCTCAGGCACCTGCTTTGGTACATCTACAGGAGAGCCCAGCTGGTAGTGATACAGATGTGGAGGAACGTGAGCTCCCACTGGCAGTCCCTTCGGAGGGAAACCAAGCCTCTGTGGTGATTGACAGCAATACAGATGCTGAGGAAGAGGTCTTAGCAGCGCTCACTTTGGCACGTCTGAAAGAGAGCCGAGCCGATACATGGAACAGAGATACAGATGCGGAACAGGATAGGGCCCAGCCTGTGGCCCTTCTGGAGCAAAGCCAAACCTCTGCTGGGGGAGACAGTGACACAGacgtggaggaggaggggctccCAGTGGAAAAGAGAGGAACTGTTCCCAAGTGTCATACAGACAAGGCACATTCAGAAAAGAGGCAGTCTCCTCTCCGAGACAGTGATTTAGGGGTGGACAAAGATAAGAGCTCACTTGGGGTCCACCTGGAGAGAAGCCAAGCCTCTGCCACAGTGGACATCAACACACAAGTGGAGGAGAAAGTCCTTTCAGGGCCAGCTGTTATACTTGTGGAGAGGCATCAGGTGCCTATGGCATGGACAAATCAAACAGATGTGGAAGTAGAAGGGGGCCAAGCAAAGCTGCCTGTGGTGCATCTGGAGGAAGCGCAGCCTCCTCCACCTGGGGACTGTGAGATAGATGCAGAAGAGGGCACATCCTTAGCAGCCTCAGTGGTGGCAGATGGAGGAAAGTGCGAGCTTCCGGCAGAAGGGGATGCTGGGACAGAATGGGTTGCAGCTGTTCTTGAGCAGGAGAGGGCTCTTGAGGCGAGGGCCCAGGGTGAGTCCCTTGTGTCACAGGTGGAACAGGATCTTCTCCCTGTCTTGAGGGAGAACCTTACAGATCTGGTGGTGGACCCAGGTACTTCAGGGGAGCCCAtccaggcacagagagagggagcccaGACCcccacagaaagggagagagaaccacATGTGGACAAGACCAAGGACTCTGGGGACAACCATGGGG ATTCTGAAGACCTGGACCTACAGGCTACCCAGTGCTTTGTGGAGAGAGACAATCAGAGCCCAGAAG GTGCCCTGGATGAGCCGTGGGAAGTCTTGGCAACACAGCCATTCTGTCCGAGAGAGTCTGAGGCCTCTGAGCCCCAGCCCATTGCTGCCCATCTTGATGCCCATGGATCTTGCCCCTCTACACCTAAGACAACACCACAAGCCCAACATCCAGAGAGCCCAGTTCATGAAGAGCCACTGGGAATTCAAGGCAGAGGGATGCAGACTGTGGAGAAAGATATGGGTACAccaagagaagcagcagagggggTGGCCCCTGAGAGAGGACTGTTGAACAGGGAAACCAAGAACCTGCCAGCAGGAGAGCGAGAAGATGTGACAGGAGAAGAAGAATTAACCAGAGGGAGACAGGTGTTAGCTAGAGATAATCAGGGACAAGAGTCTGACCAAAAGGTGAAAAGTACAGGTATTAAACGGAATGTGGAGAGTTTAAACATAGAAATGGAGATACCTAGGGAAGTACAAGAGGAAGAGATAGGAAAGCAGACTCCTGCAAgagaaatatttgagagagaagcaaagaaacTAGTACTAAAGAGAGGGGGTGAGCCAAGTGTATTAGGCGTTGAGGTACCGGAAGTAAAACTGGAGAGAGGCCCCcagagaggggagacagagaaagggagcgAGGACAAGGAAGGGCAGGCCTCCAGTCTAACACCAGAGCCTAGAGCAGGGACGGGGGACCATCAGGGACTTGCTTCAGCCCCAGGAGCTTCTGGGAGCCAGTCAGGTGGAGCCCCCATGAGCCCCAGGAGGCAGCAGAGAG GCCACTTGACTTGCAAGATGCCACCTGCTGAGAAGGCCTCTGTG GGTGATCAGGAATCCGCAGATGCTTGTCTGCCTCCTGCAGTGCCTGAAGCCTCAACCCCACACCACAACCCCCTCCTCTCTCAGAGTCAAAAACATCCTGTGCCCcagcccttcctttctccctctccatcttcttCAGAGCCCATTCCCGGGACCAGACAAAATGGGAATCAGGAAGTTCCAGAGACTCCCTTGTCCTCAGAGATGGAGCCTCTCCACCCAAAATCCAAAGTCAGGCTCCGAGGGTCCTCCAGGAAGACACCCTCTGCAGTTTCTTCTTTAGCCCTTGAACCTCACTCTACCATCCCCGCAGACCAGCCCCTCAGTCCTGAGCTCCCATCTCGGGTCACTCGGGGCAGGACACGTAGGTCCTCTGGCAAGACCCCTGAACCAGTTGTCCCCTCAGCCCCTGAGCTCCAGACTTCCACCTCCAAAGACCAGCCTGTTACCCCTGAGCCCACGTCGCAGGTCACTCGGGGTAGGGCACATAGGTTCTCTGTCAAGAGCCCTGAACCAGTTGTTCCTATAGTCCCTGAAGTCCAGCCTTCCACCTCCAGAGAGCAGCCTGTCACTGCTGAGCTTCTCTCTCAGGGCAGGACCCGTAAATCTGTCAAGACTCCTGAACCGGTTGTCTCCACAGCCACTCAGGGCAGGGCACATAGGTCCTCTCTCAAGACTCCCAAACCAGTAATCCCCTCAGCCCCCAAGCTCCAGCCTTCTACTTCCACGGACCAGCCTGTTACCCCTGAGCCCACATCGCAGGTCACTCGGGGCAGGACACGTAGGTCCTCTGTCAAGACCCCTGAACCACCTGTCCCCACAGCCCCTGAAACCCAACCTTCCACCTCCAAAGACCAGCCTGTCATCACTGAGCCCACATCTGGGGCCACTCACAGCAGGACACACAGGTCTTCTGTCAAGACACCTGAACCAGTTGTCCCAACAGCTCCTGAAGTCCAGCCTTCCGTCCCCACAGACCAGCCTGTCACTCCTGAGCCCACATCTCGGGTCCCTTGGGGCAGGACACGTAGGTCCTCTGGCAAGACCCCTGAACCAGTTGTCCCCTCAGCCCCTGAGCTCCAGACTTCCATCTCCAAAGACCAGCCTGTCATCCCTGGGCCCACATCTGGGGCCACTCACAGCAGGACACACAGGTCCTCTGGCAAGACCCCTGAACCAGTTGTCCCAACAGCTCCTGAAGTCCAGCCTTCCGTCCCCACAGACCAGCCTGTCATCCCCAAACCCAAATCTCAGGGCAGGACATCCAGGTCTTCTGTCAAGACCCCTGAGCCAGTTGCCCCCACAGCCCCTGAGCTCCAGCCTACCACCCCCAGAGGCCAGCCTGTCACCCCCAAACGTACATCTCGGGGCAGGACACCTAGGTCTTCTAGCAAGACCCCCAAATCAGTTGTCCCCACAGTCCCTGAGCTCCAGGCTTCCACCCCCACATACCAGCCTGTCACCCCCAAACTCACATCTCAGGCCACTCGGGGCAGGACACAGAGGTCCTCTGTCAGGACCCCTGAGCCAGTTGCCCCCACAGCCCCTGAGCTCCAGCCTTCCGTCTCCACAGATGAGCCTGTCACTCCTGAGCCCACATCTCGGGCCACTCGGGGCAGGACACAAAGGTCTTTTGTCAAGAtcccccaaccaactgagcccacagCCCCTGACCTTGAATCTCTCACCCCCACAGATCAGCTGGTCACCCCCAAGGCTCAAGGTAGTCAGGATAAGACACTGAGGTCTTCTACAATAAGTGCTGTGCCAGTTCTTACCACCCCTGAATTCCAGTCTTCTGTCCCCACAGACCAGCCTATTCCCCCTGAGCGCATCCCTCAAGCCAGTTGCGGCAGGAGGCTGAGGGCCACCAGGAAGCATGAGTCCCTCAGAGCTCCCATTGTCCGTGAGCCCTACTCTGCACTCCCTGAACCTAAATCTCGGTCCTCAAGGAACCAAAGACAAGGAGCAGTGAGAGTAGTTGAGTCGCTCAGGACCATTCCCAAGCCTGCCTTTGCCCAGCTTCCTGAGGCCCCCACTCACACTACCCAGATCCAAAAGGTAGAGGCGGCAGGAAGATCTGAGTTCACCCCAGAGCCCCTGCCTAAGGCCTCTCAGACCCGCAAGAGGCCTTTGGCTACTGTGGATTCACCCCCACTTCAAAAACGGCTCCAAAGAGGGGAAGTCACCCAGAAGACAGTTTTCctcaaggaagaggaaggagatccAACGGAGAGGCCAAggaaggaggag GATGTAGTGCTTCCAGGACcaggcaagagaaagagagaccaagcAGAGGAGGAGCCCAAGGGAATCCCAAGCCGCAGCCTTCGACGGACCAAACCTAACCAAGAGTCCACAGCCCCCAAA GTACTCTTCACAGGAGTGGTGGATGCCCGTGGAGAGCGGGCAGTGCTGGCCCTGGGAGGGAGTCTGGCCAGCTCAGTGGCAGAGGCTTCCCACTTGGTGACTGATCGAGTCCGACGCACGGTCAAGTTCCTCTGTGCCCTGGGGCGGGGGATCCCCATCCTCTCCCTGGACTGGCTGCACCAG TCCCGCAAGGCTGGTTGCTTCTTGCCCCCGGATGAATATGTGGTGACTGATCCTGAGCAGGAGAAGAACTTTGGCTTCAGCCTTCGAGATGCCCTGAGCCGGGCTCGGGAGCGAAGGTTGCTGGAG GGCTATGAAATCCACGTGACCCCAGGAGTCCAGCCACCGCCACCTCAGATGGGAGAGATCATCAGCTGCTGTGGAGGCACTGTTCTACCCAGCATGCCCCGGTCCTATAAG CCACGGAGAGTTGTGATTACATGCTCCCAGGACTTCGCTCGATGCTCTATTCCATTTCGGGTTGGCCTGCCCATCCTCTCACCTGAGTTCCTGCTGACAGGAGTGCTGAAGCAGGAGGCCAAGCCAGAGGCCTTCATCCTCTCCACTTTGGAAATGTCATCCTCCTGA